The Gimesia sp. DNA segment TGGAAGATTTTCTTATTGCGTTCATCCATCATTGGATCAAACAACGCCATCATTTGATCACGGTCGATCGGATCCATCTGCAGTTCGCGGAGAGTCCCCTTCACACGCAGGATGGGCGCTTTACCAACCTGCATGTGTAAGTCAGAACCGCCGTGCTTGATCAGCTGGCGGAAGACTTTATCAACTTCATTTTCAGCACGCCCGGTAATCGGGGAGATCTCTTTTGCTTTCGCAGGAACGGTTGTCGCCATTAACAAACTCCACTAATCTCATATTCGATTTCACTGCAAGAGCCTGCAGCATTGTTGACAGGAATGACTGTTCTGACATGTGGTCACGATTTCAGGCCAACGGGCCAAAAACAGTGGCTGGAGCAGAAGCCGCTATTACTATTTTGAAGACTCTCAAGGAACATGCAAGCTCCTTTTATCGTGATACCGGTAAATTTGTCACTCTGATCAGGCCAACGGTTGATCTGGAACGGCTGTCGGTTACGACCGCGTGAGTGAAACTTCGCTTTTGAAACGGATCGGAATTCCCCGTTCAGCCAGGTAGTGTTTGGTTTCGTCAACAGGATGGGTGCCATAATGGAAAATACTGGCGGCCAGCGCTGCACTGGCTTTCCCTTCGGTTAAGATTTGATATAAGTGTTCAGGGCAGCCAGCTCCACCACTGGCGACGACCGGGATGGAAACCGCTTCCGCAACGGCCTTGGTCATCGGTAAATCGTAGCCGTCTTTCGTGCCATCTGCGTCCATCGATGTGAGGACGATTTCTCCCGCACCCAGTTCTTCAACTTTTTTTGCCCACTCGATCGCTTCCAGTCCGGTGGGAACACGTCCGCCGTTAACGTGTACTTCCCAGAATTCCTTTCCGTCTTTCTGTACACGCTTGGGATCGATATTCACTACGATACACTGGCTGCCGAATCGCAGGGCCGCCTCGCGGATCAGGTCCGGATTTTTCACAGCCGAAGAATTGATGGAAACCTTATCACAGCCCGCATTCAGCAGGGCGCGAATGTCTTCCAGCGTGCGGATCCCCCCGCCTACGGTGAGTGGCATGAAGATAACTTCGGACGTGCGACGCACGATATCCAGGATGATCTCACGTTCTTCGTGGCTGGCGGTAATATCCAGGAAGACCAGTTCGTCGGCTCCCTGTTCTTCGTAGCGGGCAGCGACCTCGACCGGATCGCCGGCGTCCTGCAGATTAACGAAGTTGACCCCTTTGACGACCCGTCCCGCATGCACATCGAGACACGGAATAATGCGTTTAGCCAGCATGAAATTACCTGGAATGATTCAGACAGTTGAGGTGGGAACTGACAGGTTTTGTTCCCTTTGCAATGTAGATTAAACGACTGTGCCCCGTTTCGGTAGCCTGCAGAAGCGAATAAGCCACTGACTCATCAGTATCAGTTCTCTCTGAAACTGTCATCTCAATGTTACTGGTGGTGCTGATTCTCTGACTTTTTCCCACTCGTCCGCTTTCGGGTAATCGCTGTTTCACGCCACGATGGCAGCAGGTTTTCTAAACATACTATACAAACGACGGTTGTCTGAATTTGTATAGATAAGAGATTGACAGGCTGAGTTCACGGTCTCTAAACTAAACCTTATTAATCATTTGTATATTAATGTACTTATGGTTGATTTCGTTCGCCGCTGCGGCAGTATGCCCCCGCGACTTCCTTTCATGAGATCTTTCGATCCGAAGCCGAGGCCTGGTGAATTCAATCAGGTCTCAGTTGTTCGACCGTCCTTTCATTTTCTTTATCTAAAAAAAGGAGCAAAGACATGAGACGTCATCAATGGCAGAGACGAGGTTTTACCCTGATTGAGTTGCTGGTGGTGATTGCCATCATCGCGATCCTGATTGCCCTGTTGCTACCGGCAGTCCAGCAGGCGCGCGAGGCGGCACGCAGAAGCACCTGTAAAAACAATCTGAAACAGATGGGCCTGGCACTCCATAATTATCATGAAGCCTTTGGTTGTTTTCCTCCGGGACAGATTCGCGGCTGGAATGGTACTGTCGAACTGGGAAGTGGTGCTTCCTGGGGGGCCTTGATACTTCCCTACATGGATCAGGCACCGCTGTATAACAAACTCAATTTTAACATCGGAATCTATGAAGGAACCAACAAAACCGCGATCAACGCTGTTTCTGGTTTAAGTATTGTGCTGTGTCCCAGTGATACCGACCGGGCTCCGACACGCAGCATTCATTCTTCGAGTACGCCCAACTATATGAGCTCAATCCCGAGCACCAGTTATTTCGGCAGCATCGGGGGGTTCCAGAACGGAGACAGTACAGACCCCCGGCTTTCCGGAGGGTTTTTCACCTATGATCGGGCGCGGCCCACCAAGATTGCCTCCATCAGTGATGGGACCTCGAACACGATTGCTGTGGGTGAAAAGTCTTACCAGGTCTGGACTGGTGGCTCGTGGCTGGGCGTGCAGCACAACACCTACCAGACTTCCAGTCCGGGGAATGATACTGCCTGCTGTCAGGACTGGTACCTGGGAGCGGGGATCTATCCGATGACCAACCAGCTCACTCCTGGTCTGGGTAGCACGAACTGGCGGTATGGCA contains these protein-coding regions:
- the hisF gene encoding imidazole glycerol phosphate synthase subunit HisF; translation: MLAKRIIPCLDVHAGRVVKGVNFVNLQDAGDPVEVAARYEEQGADELVFLDITASHEEREIILDIVRRTSEVIFMPLTVGGGIRTLEDIRALLNAGCDKVSINSSAVKNPDLIREAALRFGSQCIVVNIDPKRVQKDGKEFWEVHVNGGRVPTGLEAIEWAKKVEELGAGEIVLTSMDADGTKDGYDLPMTKAVAEAVSIPVVASGGAGCPEHLYQILTEGKASAALAASIFHYGTHPVDETKHYLAERGIPIRFKSEVSLTRS
- a CDS encoding DUF1559 domain-containing protein codes for the protein MRRHQWQRRGFTLIELLVVIAIIAILIALLLPAVQQAREAARRSTCKNNLKQMGLALHNYHEAFGCFPPGQIRGWNGTVELGSGASWGALILPYMDQAPLYNKLNFNIGIYEGTNKTAINAVSGLSIVLCPSDTDRAPTRSIHSSSTPNYMSSIPSTSYFGSIGGFQNGDSTDPRLSGGFFTYDRARPTKIASISDGTSNTIAVGEKSYQVWTGGSWLGVQHNTYQTSSPGNDTACCQDWYLGAGIYPMTNQLTPGLGSTNWRYGSVHTGGAHFLMADGAVRFISENIQHIVSTRSASTCSTNNCGCEWSNDANACAPGAPGGWNDKAYLGNHFGIYQRLHHRNDGLTLGDF